In Mangifera indica cultivar Alphonso chromosome 1, CATAS_Mindica_2.1, whole genome shotgun sequence, a single genomic region encodes these proteins:
- the LOC123218631 gene encoding subtilisin-like protease SBT1.7 has translation MTTFRSLVIFLVLLGFSHVSLAAMRNNQNQSKRSTYIVYMAKRQMPPSFEHHSYWYDSSLKSVSASAQILYTYDNAIHGFSTSLTPKEARLLESQPGILSVLPELKYELHTTRTPRFLGLDKSDDMLPDSASGSDVIIGVLDTGVWPESKSFDDTGLGPVPSNWKGACEAGTNFSSSNCNRKLIGARYFSKGYEAILGPIDESKESKSPRDDDGHGTHTASTAAGSIVEGASLFGYAAGTARGMAPRARVAVYKVCWIGGCFSSDILAAIDKAIEDNVNVLSMSLGGGMSDYHRDSVAIGAFAAMEKGILVSCSAGNAGPSSFSLSNVAPWITTVGAGTLDRDFPAFVSLGNGQNYSGVSLFKGNPLPGKLLPFVYAGNASNATNGNLCMMGTLIPEKVSGKIVLCDRGINARVQKGAVVEEAGGLGMVLSNTAANGEELVADAHLLPATAVGQTYGDAVKKYLFSDPNPTVTILFEGTKLGIEPSPVVAAFSSRGPNSITAEILKPDMIAPGVNILAGWSGLVGPTGLATDSRRVGFNIISGTSMSCPHVSGLAALLKAAHPDWSPAAIKSALMTTAYIVYKNGEKLQDIATGKASTPFDHGAGHVDPVSALNPGLVYDLTVDDYLGFLCALNYTESEINSVARRNFTCDAGKKYSLTDLNYPSFAVNIDAAQMGSGSIVFKYPRTLTNVGSPGTYKVSISSQSPAAKISVEPPVLTFTQMNEKKTYTATFTVTSMATSTNSFGRIEWSDGKHIVGSPVSFSWN, from the coding sequence ATGACGACGTTTAGGTCTCTCGTTATTTTTCTCGTTCTTCTGGGTTTCAGCCACGTGTCCCTCGCGGCTATGCGGAACAACCAAAACCAGAGCAAGAGATCGACTTATATTGTATACATGGCAAAACGCCAGATGCCACCGAGCTTCGAGCACCATTCTTATTGGTATGATTCATCACTCAAATCTGTATCGGCCTCAGCTCAAATTCTTTACACTTACGACAATGCAATCCATGGATTTTCGACGAGCTTAACACCTAAAGAAGCTCGTTTACTCGAGAGCCAACCCGGGATCCTTTCAGTTCTGCCTGAGTTAAAGTACGAGTTACATACAACTCGGACTCCCCGATTTCTCGGACTGGATAAAAGTGATGATATGCTCCCAGATTCAGCCTCCGGGAGTGATGTCATCATCGGAGTTTTAGATACCGGAGTTTGGCCTGAAAGCAAGAGTTTTGATGACACCGGACTCGGCCCTGTACCGAGTAACTGGAAGGGCGCCTGTGAAGCCGGTACAAATTTCAGTTCGTCTaattgtaatagaaaattaatcgGTGCTAGATACTTCTCGAAAGGTTATGAGGCTATATTAGGCCCGATTGATGAAAGCAAAGAGTCGAAATCTCCGCGTGATGACGATGGCCACGGCACTCACACGGCCAGCACTGCAGCTGGATCCATTGTTGAAGGCGCGAGCTTGTTTGGCTACGCCGCTGGCACTGCGCGAGGGATGGCTCCTCGCGCCAGAGTTGCTGTGTACAAGGTTTGCTGGATTGGTGGTTGTTTTAGCTCTGATATATTGGCAGCCATTGATAAGGCCATTGAAGATAATGTCAATGTTCTTTCAATGTCTCTCGGCGGTGGCATGTCTGATTACCACAGAGACAGTGTTGCAATTGGCGCATTTGCAGCAATGGAGAAAGGGATTTTAGTCTCTTGTTCAGCTGGAAACGCCGGTCCAAGCTCGTTCAGTTTATCAAATGTGGCGCCATGGATTACCACAGTCGGTGCCGGCACTCTGGACCGAGACTTTCCGGCTTTTGTCAGCCTTGGCAATGGCCAAAACTACTCTGGAGTGTCACTTTTTAAAGGAAACCCCTTACCAGGAAAATTATTGCCTTTTGTTTATGCTGGTAATGCTAGTAACGCAACAAATGGGAATTTGTGTATGATGGGTACTTTGATTCCTGAGAAAGTTTCAGGAAAAATTGTGTTGTGTGATAGAGGAATAAATGCAAGGGTTCAGAAAGGAGCTGTAGTTGAAGAAGCTGGTGGCTTGGGGATGGTTTTATCTAACACCGCCGCTAATGGTGAAGAATTGGTAGCTGATGCACATTTGTTACCGGCCACCGCTGTTGGTCAAACATACGGCGATGCTGTTAAGAAATACTTGTTTTCAGATCCTAACCCAACCGTGACAATTTTGTTCGAAGGAACTAAACTGGGCATTGAACCATCACCGGTGGTGGCAGCATTTAGTTCAAGAGGCCCCAACTCCATCACGGCGGAGATACTAAAGCCAGATATGATTGCGCCAGGTGTCAACATCCTGGCGGGCTGGTCAGGCTTAGTGGGACCAACTGGGTTGGCAACGGATAGTCGGCGCGTGGGATTCAACATTATATCAGGCACATCAATGTCTTGCCCACATGTTAGCGGCCTGGCTGCATTGCTTAAAGCCGCCCACCCAGACTGGAGCCCGGCAGCCATTAAGTCAGCCCTCATGACCACCGCCTatattgtgtataaaaatggtgaaaaatTGCAGGATATTGCTACAGGAAAAGCCTCCACACCGTTTGATCATGGCGCTGGACATGTTGACCCTGTATCAGCCCTCAATCCAGGATTGGTGTATGATTTAACGGTGGATGATTATCTGGGCTTCCTCTGTGCATTGAATTACACAGAGTCAGAGATAAACAGTGTTGCGAGAAGAAATTTCACATGTGATGCTGGTAAAAAATACAGCCTCACTGATCTCAACTATCCTTCTTTTGCAGTGAATATTGACGCAGCCCAGATGGGCAGTGGCTCCATTGTTTTCAAGTACCCGCGCACACTGACCAACGTGGGCTCACCGGGGACTTACAAGGTGTCGATATCATCACAAAGCCCTGCAGCTAAAATATCTGTGGAGCCACCGGTGTTGACTTTTACACAGATGAATGAGAAGAAAACGTATACTGCCACCTTCACTGTAACTTCGATGGCTACCAGTACGAATAGCTTTGGTCGAATTGAGTGGTCTGATGGGAAGCACATTGTGGGCAGTCCTGTTTCGTTTAGCTGGAATTAA